One Helianthus annuus cultivar XRQ/B chromosome 12, HanXRQr2.0-SUNRISE, whole genome shotgun sequence genomic region harbors:
- the LOC110895220 gene encoding interactor of constitutive active ROPs 4, translating to MPRARSEMAPRVSTRGPAPLRTSSSDSDPLNHRSPKLSDRRSPRSAGSDPLNQKKLGTRIAGLETQLEQAQGELKILKDQLASAEAAKKEAQKELEKRSRTTKPPVSEPGPGPDPVQDTRFSPSENQDLNNEISEETDVFEVPIEMVSVEKGDQDEVKVKVNDSPELPEKTRVEEVIGVKNEEISVLKMKMEEKDKRLEAFSQENENLKSQLSEAMVKDEKLNLRLTQIEQEFKKSQNDGIQLKEKLKEVEGAKEVLETEMKRLRVQTEQWRKAADAAAAILSGGADMNDGRRVSERCGSMEKHYGGVFDGYVGSPGLGDELDDGLKRKGSGIRMFGDLWKKKGQK from the exons ATGCCAAGAGCAAG GTCAGAAATGGCTCCCAGGGTATCAACCAGAGGCCCGGCTCCTCTCCGAACATCGAGTTCGGACTCCGATCCATTAAACCACCGGAGCCCCAAACTCAGCGATAGGCGGTCACCAAGAAGCGCTGGTTCAGACCCTCTGAACCAGAAGAAACTCGGGACCCGAATCGCCGGGTTGGAGACTCAACTCGAACAAGCTCAAGGTGAGCTCAAGATTCTTAAAGATCAGTTAGCCTCAGCTGAAGCTGCAAAGAAAGAAGCCCAAAAGGAACTAGAGAAAAGAAGTAGAACCACTAAACCACCCGTTTCAGAACCGGGTCCGGGTCCGGATCCGGTTCAAGATACCCGGTTTTCACCGAGTGAGAACCAGGATTTGAACAATGAGATAAGTGAAGAAACTGATGTTTTTGAAGTTCCAATTGAAATGGTGAGTGTGGAAAAAGGTGATCAGGATgaggtcaaagtcaaagtcaacgatTCACCCGAGTTACCGGAAAAGACTCGTGTGGAAGAGGTGATTGGTGTGAAGAATGAAGAAATTAGTGTTTTGAAAATGAAGATGGAAGAGAAAGATAAAAGGTTGGAAGCTTTTAGTCAAGAAAATGAGAATCTAAAAAGTCAACTGAGCGAAGCTATGGTCAAAGATGAGAAGTTGAACTTGAGGTTGACCCAAATTGAACAAGAGTTCAAAAAGAGTCAAAATGATGGGATTCAATTGAAGGAGAAACTGAAGGAAGTTGAAGGGGCAAAAGAGGTGTTAGAAACCGAAATGAAGAGGTTGAGAGTGCAAACGGAGCAATGGCGGAAGGCTGCAGATGCTGCCGCGGCAATATTATCCGGTGGGGCGGATATGAACGATGGGCGGAGGGTGTCGGAGCGGTGTGGTTCAATGGAGAAGCATTACGGTGGTGTTTTTGATGGGTATGTGGGTTCACCAGGGTTGGGAGATGAGTTGGATGATGGGTTGAAGAGGAAGGGGTCTGGGATTAGGATGTTTGGTGATTTGTGGAAAAAGAAGGGACAAAAATAg